A window of Pectobacterium carotovorum genomic DNA:
ATACAGCGTGGACAGAACCAGCATAAAGCGATTGATGGCTTTATTCTGTTCAGCGTATTCATCCGACAGCAGCAGCTCACGCAAGGTTCGTACCCGATCGCGCGGGCTCGGCGCAGCGGCAGGTTGAGACATCGCCGTTGCCGTCGCCTCTACCGCAGGCGTTGCGACAGGCTGCCCAGCGGTAAATTTCAGCATGCGCCGTAAAATATCCGATGCGCTCTCACCAATATGCTGTGTGTGGCTGGCAATATAACGATAAAGCTCTTCGTCGACTTCAATAGTTTTCATCTTTATCCAGTGCTGTTTTTACCCATTATCATGCAAATTACAGAGACGTTCCCCTTCTGTAACCCGACATCTATGGGTAGATGACTCAAATCAAAAGGATTATACAGGCGTTCAAACATTATCGAACAGCGGCATAGTGGGACAATACCAAAAGTCAGACTATGCCCCAATGTCTTTCACATTCATTCGAGTGGCGACTTGTCCCCTCGGTGACAACATCAATTCTAAAGTCATGATACCCTAAGCCCATGTCTCTCTGAATGAACTTCACCATGAAATTGAACCATCGCTGGCAAAATGCGCACCAGCCCACAGATCAGCTCCCTGTCGTGCTGATTCATGGCCTGTTTGGCACACTGGATAACCTTGGCGTATTGGGCCGGGATTTGCAAAATACGCATGACATTCTGCAAATCGATTTACGCAATCACGGTTTGTCGCCACGCTCATCACAGATGAGCTATCCTGCAATGGTACAGGATGTGCTGGCGCTGCTGGATGAATTGAACATCGAACGCGCTATCGTTATTGGCCATTCGATGGGCGGAAAAGTGGCCATGGCACTCAGCGCGCTGATTCCCGAACGACTAGACAAACTGATCGCGATTGATATCGCTCCGGTGGATTATCAGATACGCCGCCACGACACCATTTTCGCCGCGCTGCGGGCCGTAACGGAAGCGGGCGTGACATCACGCGCGGAAGCGACAACATTGATGCGTCAGCATACAAAAGAAGAAGGTGTGATCCAATTTTTGCTGAAATCCTTCCAGCAGGGAGAATGGCGTTTTAACGTGCCGGTTTTGTGGGATGAGTATAAAAACATCGTTGGTTGGCAGGAAGTTCCTGCCTGGCACGGACCAATACTGTTCATACGCGGTGGGGATTCGCCTTATTTGGACGATCGCTACCGTGATTCGCTGCTGCGTCAGTTCCCTGCGGCACGTGCGTATGTTGTCAGTGGTGCTGGCCACTGGGTTCACTCAGAAAAACCCGATGCGGTTTTGCGCGCTATCCACCGTTTTCTGGATGCGAATTAACCAGACGACACTGACACTGGCGGATTCACGATAACGGCAGCAGTTAACCGTTGTCGCCGCCAGTGCGGCTAGGGTATGATGGCGCTCGCAGTAGAGGGACGGCTGATTCAGCCACAAGCATTGTAACCACTTCATCAAAATGCACGCATAATTTCCCGGCATGTTCCACATGAGGAAAACCATAACCTGACAATCCTGTTGCAGGGTGAGAATAGGCATCGGTTTTATTTATAGAACAAGGCGGCAGAGGTCGTGTATTTTGGTCCGAATACCTTGCAGTATCATTACTTATGGCAAAAGAACAAACGGATCGCACCACACTGGATCTGTTCGCAGACGAGCGTCGTCCGGGCCGCCCCAAGACCAACCCGCTCACGCGTGACGAACAACTAAGAATTAACAAGCGTAATCAACTACGTCGCGATAAAGTTCGTGGGTTGCGCCGTGTTGAATTAAAGATTAACAGCGACGCCGTCGATATCCTGAACAGCCTTGCTGAAGAGCGGAACATTAGCCGCAGTGAATTGATTGAAGAGATGCTGCTGGCGCAGTTGGCAGAACAACAGCCCTGATTGGCGTAACGCGACATTCACATAATGCAGTATTCACGTCTTGTGCGGCGCCATTTCTGACGCCGCCCGAACATCCATCTAAGATGGAACGCTCACTTTCTGATTAAAACAACGCTTAGAACTTTTCCCAGTTATCGTTACTCGGTGGTAGCGCTTTGCCGGCACGCGGCGCAATCGCCTGTGCTTTCTGCACCGGTTTTGCTGTGACTTGCAGTGATGACTGCGTATCGGACAGTTGGAACAGCGACACAGTCTGGTTCAACAACGCGGCCTGTTCTTCCAGCGACAAGGCAGCAGACGAGGCCTGTTCAACCAACGCGGCGTTTTGCTGCGTTACGCTGTCCATTTCCGCCACGGCCTGACCCACCTGTGCAATTCCTTTGCTTTGCTCTTCCGATGCCGACGCAATTTCACCCATGATATCCGTCACGTTGGTGACCGCCCGGACGATATCCTGCATGGTATCTCCTGCATCACTAACCAGATTGGAACCGGTATCCACACAGCGAACAGACTCGGAAATCAACCCTTCAATCTCTTTTGCCGCCTGCGCACTACGCTGCGCCAGACTGCGTACTTCTCCCGCCACCACGGCAAACCCACGCCCTTGTTCACCCGCACGTGCCGCTTCTACCGCTGCGTTCAATGCCAGAATGTTGGTCTGGAATGCGATGCCGTTAATAACGGTGGTGATTTCTGCAATTTTTCTCGAACTGCCAGAGATTTCCGCCATGGTTTTCACCACGTTCTCAACGATCTCTCCACCTTTTTTCGCCGTTGTTGACGCTTGCAATGCCAATTGGCTGGCATGGTTAGCGTTTTCAGCGTTCTGTTTCACTGTTGCCGTCAGTTGCTCCATGCTCGCTGCGGTTTCTTCTAGTGCGGAAGCCTGCTCTTCGGTACGTGATGACAGATCGTTGTTACCCGCAGCAATCTCAGAAGCGCCCTGATAGATGGAATCCGTGCTGTTTCTGATCGTGCTAACCGTACCAGCCAGACTCCCCTGCATTTCACGCAGCAGTGGGAACAGACGACCCACGCAGTTGTTACCGAAGTCCAGAATCGGCTTGCCCAGGTGACCAGAAGCAATCACGCTAAAGTGATAGCGCAGATCGTTTAACGGACGAACCAGACACACCACCAGATAGCGGTCGGTCAGGAACAGCATGATCAGGCCGATAACCAACCCGCTCAGCAAAATGTTCTGTCCAATCGTGGTGATTTGTTCGAAACGAACACCTGCGGCATCGAATTTCTCTGCGCTGGCGTTACTGAATGCGGAGAGAGAGGCACCAAACTGGCGGCTCAATGGCGGCACAACGTTCTTGGCCTGATTTTGGTAGTCATCCAGCGCATTGGCAACGGCCTTCTGGTAAAGCGGTTCAACGCCCTGAACAACTAGGTTATTCCAGTCACGACTGACGGCCTGTACCAGTGCAGCATCCAGACCCGCATGATCGATAGCGTTAAACGCCACCAAATCAGACTTGAGTTTATCCAGCGCAACAAGTGCAGAAGCCTGCTCTTTATCTGCGGTGGCATTATCACCGCTGCGACGAGCGTCAACTGCACGCGCCAGACGGGTTACCATACGGAAATATTGATCGTTGCCCTGGTTGATAAAATTCATGTTCTGGACCAGCAAGGTGCTGGTTTTCGAGGTCGCCGTCATCTCTTTAAAAGAGAACATGGTATATATCGATACGCCACCCCAAAGAACACAAAAAATGCCCAGCACCCACAGCATCGCGGTTCTGATGGCAATATTTTTTATAAGTTTCATAGCTCACTCCAAATCAGGAAAATGGTTAAAAAGATTTTTATCGCTAATCAACCGATATGAATCAGAAAATTCACACCATGAAACAGGTCACTTCTCCCTAGCGTTCACATTTCACCGAGTTGAAAACTCAAAAACCACGCTAACTCATCGGCTAAATACAGAGAATATTTAGCGTTCTCTCTATATTTATTAATATAATTTTTCGGACTGAGAATAAACTCACCTGTTTTTATAAATATAA
This region includes:
- the seqA gene encoding replication initiation negative regulator SeqA; translation: MKTIEVDEELYRYIASHTQHIGESASDILRRMLKFTAGQPVATPAVEATATAMSQPAAAPSPRDRVRTLRELLLSDEYAEQNKAINRFMLVLSTLYTLSPQEFAVATESLHGRTRVYFAGDQQTLLQHGTHTKPKHIPGTPYWVITNTNTGRKRSMVEHIMLTMQFPAELTEKVCGTI
- the ybfF gene encoding esterase → MKLNHRWQNAHQPTDQLPVVLIHGLFGTLDNLGVLGRDLQNTHDILQIDLRNHGLSPRSSQMSYPAMVQDVLALLDELNIERAIVIGHSMGGKVAMALSALIPERLDKLIAIDIAPVDYQIRRHDTIFAALRAVTEAGVTSRAEATTLMRQHTKEEGVIQFLLKSFQQGEWRFNVPVLWDEYKNIVGWQEVPAWHGPILFIRGGDSPYLDDRYRDSLLRQFPAARAYVVSGAGHWVHSEKPDAVLRAIHRFLDAN
- the ybfE gene encoding LexA regulated protein, with the translated sequence MAKEQTDRTTLDLFADERRPGRPKTNPLTRDEQLRINKRNQLRRDKVRGLRRVELKINSDAVDILNSLAEERNISRSELIEEMLLAQLAEQQP
- a CDS encoding methyl-accepting chemotaxis protein, with protein sequence MKLIKNIAIRTAMLWVLGIFCVLWGGVSIYTMFSFKEMTATSKTSTLLVQNMNFINQGNDQYFRMVTRLARAVDARRSGDNATADKEQASALVALDKLKSDLVAFNAIDHAGLDAALVQAVSRDWNNLVVQGVEPLYQKAVANALDDYQNQAKNVVPPLSRQFGASLSAFSNASAEKFDAAGVRFEQITTIGQNILLSGLVIGLIMLFLTDRYLVVCLVRPLNDLRYHFSVIASGHLGKPILDFGNNCVGRLFPLLREMQGSLAGTVSTIRNSTDSIYQGASEIAAGNNDLSSRTEEQASALEETAASMEQLTATVKQNAENANHASQLALQASTTAKKGGEIVENVVKTMAEISGSSRKIAEITTVINGIAFQTNILALNAAVEAARAGEQGRGFAVVAGEVRSLAQRSAQAAKEIEGLISESVRCVDTGSNLVSDAGDTMQDIVRAVTNVTDIMGEIASASEEQSKGIAQVGQAVAEMDSVTQQNAALVEQASSAALSLEEQAALLNQTVSLFQLSDTQSSLQVTAKPVQKAQAIAPRAGKALPPSNDNWEKF